Genomic DNA from Xiphophorus hellerii strain 12219 chromosome 16, Xiphophorus_hellerii-4.1, whole genome shotgun sequence:
attaattttacCTCAAATTTTCCCGGGTTTGCCTCCAGCAGCTCTTGGCTGTCGGACAGCAGCTGCCAGGCTTTAGATCTGAGGGAAGACGGGATTCCCTTCCTGCAGCGCAGCTTCACCTGAAATTCACACAAAGTTCAcaatttaaatgcataaaaggaaaaaattttaaaataaaatgtaaatcctTCAGAAGAATTGCCGTTGTGTACCTTTTGGAAGCGATGTTTGACCCACTTGTCCCAGTGGCAGAACATGTCCAGCCATTTCATCTCCCTTTGTCTCGCAACTTCAACTCGAACGTCCTTTTCACTAAAtaacaatgattaaaaaatattttacataatatgaCAAAaggttatattttttattaaattctaCACCTGTGCAGTATTGCTAATCGTCGCTTACCGATgctgaaaactcaaaattcagGAAAAGAAGGAGTAAATGTCTggcaaaaagattttattttcagattaatctcagaaattttctaggaaaaacatggacatttctgagctccaaagtcaaaaattagctagaaaaaaaatcttaaattttgatattaatctagataaacatttagaaatttctgagcttgaaaagtcaaaaattagctagaaaaaaaaactcacattttgagGTTGAGCTaagaaattttcttgaaaattttagaaaatttctaagtttgaaaagttagttatttgcaataaaaaaacctatttgttagattaatttcataaattattttttaggaaaaacttggaaatttctccATTTGTCTCCAAGTCggaaatttgctagaaaaaaaatcagaaatctttagattaatttcagaaattttctagaaaaaaaaactttgaaatttctgagattgaaatatcaaaaaattcagacttctgaaacacaaaaatctgcgtttttttctcaaaattttcagaaattaatctcaaaatttgtgagttttttggcagaaatctACTTTACCTTTTTTGTCTGCAATAGCcagaattaaaagaaacaaaatagcTAAAGTTATTTAACTAAATGTGtgataaatctatttattatatgggttaacttaaaaatattgaactttttctccatttttaaatttactgagATGTACCTGCAATAGTGGAAGTATTCAgtcacaaagcagcacagacaGAGCAGAAAATTACATCTAAAAGCCTAAATTATTTATCAGCGGAAGTGCAATTAGTCTGACAGATAAACAGAAGCCAGTCTGAGCAGAAAATAGGAAGAGAGatgatgggtgtgtgtgtgtgtgtgttggggtgtgtgtgtgtgtgtgataccacagaaacacacacagtcagaaCAGACTGAGTCAGAAAAACACTCTCAGCACTATTTGAGTCAAACCAGAGGAGAGATAAAGGACAGAGATACGTTTAGTGCCGCAGAAAGGAAAAGGAGCAAACACAAGACGATCTGAAAATTCTAATAAATGCATGGAATCAATAAAAAAggtacagattttatttattaagaaaaaagcTCACTCATGTAATAATTTTCCCATAAATCTAATAACTACTTGTGCAAACAACCACTGCCATCAAAACACTAAAATCACTAAGCtgattttagtgttttcttGCTGTCCTGGTTCCCAGCtttcaaaaagtgttttcacacctgatcgATTGGTGGATCAGGTTTGATTTGGGGaggaaaactgcaacattttagGATTGAAACAGATGATTATGTTAGTCATGATTATTCTGGCGATTTATTTAACCACTATtgcttttttatacaatattagaaatacattaaacaaataagttccttttataaatacaaaaattaatgttttattgcctgaaatgcaataacatagcattcctttaatGGATGGTTGATCATTTCTAGCTGCAGCTATAAAATACTTCCaatatcaacatgtgaaaatctcAGATCCTTTCTGACAGACTTAACCTTAAAGCAGCATAGAGCTGATCtgttgataatttttttaagattaactgatagcaaaaggtgcactgaacgattaatcaataactCAATTAGTTGATGactaatccgattaatcgtttcggCCCTActacatttgttacattttcagctgctgctgttctctttcacactgctgTGTCAAATAAGCCAAATGTTTTGacaaacctgttcccctcctcgcctgtgggggcgccaCATTAAAACCTaatgaaggaaacgacacaaaaacctttgaagaagacactgagcaacttcctttttcatgaaatgtaaacaaaaatggagtggtgtctgATTTTGGCGGTTGTAGGATCTCATTTTGTTGCCAATTCTCCCCCTACAAATAAACTctcgtgtttgttttggttgcatttacccagaatgccttgcgttGTAGTCAATGCCATTCACATATACATTCAAACCAtttcagagttcacttcaaccaaactgagatctagatttttaggtggaccagagtttgttttttttttggtctgagtCAGAGTTCGATTTCGCTTTCACAACTCAAttaacaaaccggactttctacgTAAACGGACTGGAGCTTAATTAAAGTGAACTAAGCAAAGCTGGGAGTATTCACAGGCATGGTTTTGGTTCAGTTGAAGGCGGTGGAATGCAAACGTGAACGCTAAGCAGCCCAGAGACCACTCCAAGAGCAGAAAGTGGACTAAATCACAGGGctttctgggtaaatacaaccaaaacaaatgcgcTTGTGTAGCGCTAGCATGAGAAATGGCTCAGTCTTTtactaaagacaaaagagaaatcttataacctctaaaatctgacgctacttcatttttgtttacattttgtgaagaagttgcgtgctttcatgttgttttcttcgGTGgatcttggtgcagcgccccaacaggtgaggaggggaacaagtATCTCAGtgaaagtaaaatctgaaacagaacagctgaaaatgtaacaaatggtTCAACAAACTGAACCAAGATTACCGAACTACCAAGTGTGAAAGTCTCTACGTCTAACCCTATTCTCCAAACTGTGATCCAtctgaacaaacaaaatatttgatcatATGAGAAGCAGACGATCAAATATAAGGAAAGGGAGTGTTAGTAATGACATACCCTCCGTCGCTGTACTGATTGCCACCCAGGAATCCGTACTTATCGGTGCGTCTCAAGGTGAGCCCGTTGATCTCAGAGTCTGAGCCCACAGAGCTCCCGTCTTCTCCCAATCCGGACAGCGACTCCAGCGTTCCCGACATCAGGCTGGCCGAGTCCAGGTAGCTTAGTGTGTCCGGGGCCGGTTTTGGCTTGGGGTTAAATAGCGGGCCGGCTGGCTCTTGGATCACAGGTACAGTTGGGCTCGACGGCACCTCTCTGGTGGACGTAGTCGGCAGTTCTTCAGCGACCGGATCCAGGTTTGGGGAAGGCGGCGGCTcattttgaggtttttgtgCTTGTTGTGGCGGCTGAGGTTTCTCCTCATCGTTAGTCGATGATGTTGTAGGGTTGAAATCTGCACTCGTTTGCGGCTGAGCGACGTCAACGACGGGGTTTGAGTTAGAGGAAACATGGATGCTTGGGTACAGATTGGGACCGGGGTTTAAATCCGGAGATAACGGTTCCTGCGTGGTTTTTATCTGGGCTGCAGGTTGGGAAAAACCAGACTCTACAACAGACTGGCCACCGGTCGCCGTTTCCTGTTTCTTCCCTGCTGGCTCCTCCGTCTCAGGTTGAGCAGTCGAGGTCAAACCTCTTGAAAGTGCTGAAGAAGtgtttccagtcaaagcttTGTCGTTGTAGAGGGAAGACTTCGGCAGAGGCAGCTCATTCACAGAGTCGGGGCAGCTGGAAGCTGGAGCGGCACTGGGGTCGCCCAGCGGAGGTGGAGAAGGAGGCAAAGTGGACAGCTCAGCCATGGCTCCAATCTCAGGTCTCTGGGacaaaataagagaaaataaattacaaaaaacatacaaaatggtTTGGCGATAAGTtgatttaatcaatcaatcaaatttttggtgtttgaagatttaatttttggagaaTCTGGATTCTTTTTCACCATTACACCCGATTTATATATTTCAGCACGCccaaggcggccatcttgtttttttacagatttaattTATCACCGTTTAGAATTCAAGTAAATTCTACAAAAAATATTGGGTCAAGCTAcgtttttttatgcaaaaaaaaagtcataatattacaaaaacatattcacagcaataagagaataaagtcatacgacaataaagttgaaataatagaCAAAAGTATTATTACCAGAAGAAAATGGTAATATTAGAATTTCagcacaaaaattaaacaaattttattttactgaagcttttttctcattaaaactaaTTGCTCATAATTTGAAGATGTGCCTGTGGTAAAATTGCGTCTTTATTGTGATaatattctcataattaaaccaaaattctTGTAATACTCCATCATACAACTCGCAAAAGGACTGATTGAAATAAgacactttttgaaaaaaaaatgtaatttctttcttagaaaaaaaaagattaaaatcagattcggtataaaaaataattagattttatttagttacaGTGGTTTAAATAAGTATAGAaacaccaaataaataaacaaatctagactttttcttcttaatgtaacattttaaaaggttaactgcattaaaaaaatgttgcttttcagCAAGAATCACTTGAAACTAAAGTACATGATGGTAATAAGCAATTAGAAATGAATAATTGAGTTGTTTTCCCATCTGGCTTCATTCAATAAGTGACTCATTTCTGGCTCAGATTCGCACTAAAATTACAACAAGCGAGTAGGCtggacttcctgtttttcttaaaacaataCCAACAAGCTGGTTGAGCCTCTTTAACAGCATGCGTGGATTTTCAACCCAAGCCATGACTAAATCTGGAGTTTTTTCCAATAAGAAGTGTTGTGTAAAATGCAGTGACCAACTTCAAGTAGAAATTGAAATTCTAGGTAGTAGAAATTACGAAGTGTCAAACAAATTGTCccaaaaattattgcaaaaaacaataatattgtcattttgaggcAATTTTGACCTCATGTCATAACAATAATAGataaaagatgagaaaaaaacttttaaaatgaagtatGAAGTCTCTAACAAAAATtgcgtttaaaaaaaattattcagctTAGACaggaaaaacaggcaaaagggGCAGGTAGTGTAAAATCAAAATGGCGGCTTTTCAGCAATATTAGAGGGAAATAACTAACAAATGCTTTCCAAATGGACATTCGTgttctcattttaaattaatttatcatgtgattaattaattaattttgttacAGGAAGATATTAAGTGCTGACTTATATACAGAAgagttttgtgaaaaacattaacagCAGAAGTACGAATACTTGCACAAGTTTAGCATTTTCTTCACTGAAgaaatttacataaattaaaggTTTGTGGGGTTTTTCAAATTTTAGAGTGAGATTATGCAACTTTAATACAGCTTTAGTTTATTTGAAGGCATTTTATACATCTTTATTTGCTAACGAAAGCTACCTACACTAATTTACAAACAATAGAGGCTTTAAGCTGCATTTCCTTTTCTGCTAAACCAGCTGAATTTACGAGTTAAAAGGAACTTCTCATGGAAGTAGAATGAAAGcgtaaataatctaaaaaacaaaaggaaattcTAATTTATAAGAActctaagaaagaaaaataaccaaaaatctTGAGTAACAATGTTTGGTTAATTATGTtcatttattaatgttaatCAAATGGGAAGGTTGACATAGCAACAGAAAGAAGGTAAACtagttgtttttacatgcttGACcaaagcttgtgaagctattagtatatttaaatgtgtttactgGTGCATAGAtaacaaataaatttgtaattcagcaCATCTATgcctgtgttttaaaaaaaagaaacatttaagtcAATTGAGTTGATTTTTTGTTCTCTATTGGTATCAGCCGATACCAAACCTCAGATATcagtatcggaagtgaaaaaaatggatatttaaatgttttgttatttgcatgttttcactCTCAATATGAACTAATTTtagtagattaaaaaaagaaatctttcgTTGTCGGGCTGCTATTGGTAACTTGACACACACCTTCTGGTCATGTGTTCAGCTTCACTCATTCTGGagcttttggaaaaaaaaaagggatccAGAACCTCTTATTGCTATCATCGGGGTCTCCAGTGCTTTGCAAACAGCCACTAAAATTGAGAAAATGGCTGTTTTGTTTGGTACGGCAATTGCTAAAAGGTTGATTTTGAGATTTTGGAAAAAGGAGTCTGTGCCCACATTTGATTTGTGGTTGGGAGAACTAGCAAATACTCTGCATCTGGAAAGACTGAGATATCACAATAAAGATAAAGTCAGTGTGTTTGAGAAAATATGGGACCCTGTACTAAAATTCCTTCAATGAAAAAGTGTCAATGACAGACCCGTCACTGCTTAATGCCCCATATAACTCTCCATTTTTTCATGCTTCTGGAGAGGTTTGGATCaatttgtggtgtttttatcATGTTGTCCTGACTGTGTAAGTGTTTTATGATGTGCCATTTTGTGCGGGTAAAGGATGGGTGGGAATTTGATCTGTTATGTTAATCTATGTTTGTCCATTTGgaaaaattgtattaaaaaaaggaaatcttaaatcaagtttaattttatatttataattaagaaaaaagGTTTATGGTTAAAGACACAGATATGTAAAGCAGTTAAAAACAGGTGGGAAGAGTATCCataaattgtactcaagtaatagtaaagaagtatttggtaaaaaaagtctactcaagaaTTGAGTAACTGAtgaaattatcaatcatttaatatttaaaaattacttaataagacagaccaaaatataaagttaagtggaatttttggtattttaaacaccaaaatgacaataattcatataattaacaaaaaataaaactaacatttttccaaatcagtttctttcaataagaAAAACTTATGAAGctctaaaaaaaacagcaggtgagtgtctgtgtctggtgaatttttgattaaaacatgtttgtttttcattcagtgggtaatAATTAcaggtaaatgtaactagtGACTACCCAACTCTGGTTAAAAACAATAGAGCTACTAATATATGAAGTTAGGTTCTTCATACTCAGAtgcttaaaagaaaatgcaataaataaagcTGCACAGCGGCTATAATTTATAGATGAACTAGTATGAGAGCATGCAACCTCAACAAAGAGTCCGGACCACCATAGTGATCCAGTACTTTGCTGAGAAAGCAGCTTCATAAATGTTGTGGTTGTCCCACGCAGCTAGCGGTAAGGtgcctcagcagcagcagcagcagcaaatagCAACACCGTCTTTGTTGTCATATCCTCTCTGAAGGCCAGAGCGACTCAACTTCCCGATTCGGGGCTAATGGTTTACTAATAGCTGATAGTTAACACCCTCATTGCCTGACGAGGCCCTGAGCGAGCAGCGAGCAGCGTCCACGGCCTCGCCCTGCCCAGCGCCCCGGTCAGACGCAACTTCACCTCCGCCATTCAACTCACCAACAACCGGCGTGTCACTGCGGTCCGTCCGCCTGGATAGCCAGGGGGTTGCTGAGGCCACCTTTCCCCGCCACAGCTCCGGTTTCAGCAAAAACTATTGCGTTTGCAGAGAATACGAACAGGCTAGTCCCCGGATTGGAACCGCTACACGGGCTGAGCAGTAAGAGGAGCAACCGTCCGGCTAACTTAGCTTATATTAGCCTAATGTAGCTATTAGCATTACGGCTGTTAGTGTCCTGTTTCACTTAGCCTGGCTGGCTAAATGTCTCAGAAAGATTTGCGGAATTACTGCATGTACCCCCATTAAATAAAAGCGACCGGTTAGGTAAAACGTTTACattctgaattaaaaaacacGCTATGTGTCATAAATTTATCCTGGCACAGCCGCAGGGTGCATCCATCCAACACGAACAGCATTTCCGACTGACAGCTGCGTGCGGGTTCTGGTGAATGTAGACGGGCGCGCACACGAGATGTAGCCTCCCTTCCGTACACAACCCACCCCAACTGTCTATTGAAAGAAcgtcaaatataaaaatttccCCCGGTATAATTGCTAAAAATGATTCACTAACAATATGAGATATAATTTAATCCAAAaatttagttaaataaataaaacagcgGTTGCGCTTCTCTCAAATAATTTATATGGATTTTGACCACTAGATGGAGCTATCATCATATTATCAAGAAGCTCAAATCCATTGAAACGCTGTTGTGATAAACCAAAACACAAGTCCATACAAGAAAACCttaacacttttcttttatttatgttagtTTCAGGAGAGGATACAATTATCCCAGTAATTCTGTCTGTGTCACAGCCACTTTATAAGTAATTGCTATTTTTAGTCTGCCATCTACTGGCCCAGTAATTCCcaatttaatcctttttatttcCTAAACAGGACCAaaactgagctgctgctgctgctcaatcAATCAAAATGCCTGGTTACCAAACTTTCCAGCCTCTGgccagcaaaataaaactttaagagGCCAGTGAAACCTGAACCTTGGTGGAGgataaaagcatttttgcaGAGTTAGTTAAAACCTGTTGCAATGGCAACTCAATCAACATCAACAAtcaatatgttatttttatcGATTCAAgacctgttttttatttttattttttactctatTAAATGCATATGCTTTTTTGTTCTATGTTTATATTGTCTTCTCAAAGTCATCGTCGGTGGTCGTTGCAATTATTCAGTTATTCCCTCACACTAAGCCTGGATGTGCTTGAGGTTTCTCTCCACTGCCACCACATGCTCGTCATTCAATGACTCATTAAGCTGACTGGGATTTCTAACTTTGATTAAAAGGCAATATAAACTGACTCAAACTCTTAAAAATCAGGGATCAGATGAGACTGGCTCATCAAAAGTCTACATCACTGGATGGTGTTggtataaataaattaactttatcTGATTTAGGCATTTggtataatttaaataaactgaactggtTTTGGAGGTCCCATTATCTCCAGACTTTTCTCACAAATTTACCAAAACTAAGTAAGTATTTGTCATATTCTCGCCTTTATGGTCACATAGAGTAACTTAAACATTATTGGATGATTTACATTCAAAGTTTCAAACTACTAATGTGGATTTCTTTAGCTTCAATAAGGTATGTAACACTGCTAGTAAGCCATTTTAATAGGGGAACATTTTGCCATTTATTGTCTATTTCCTACACCGTTTAAGCACATCTCTTTGGAGGaatcaattaaaatgattttaaacagaatttttgCAGAGAGTGTTTTACATATCACTTATGGATTCTAACTTTAATTTATGGATTAAAGGAAGACAAGATGTTTTCATGTATTCTTAAATGGAAAACCTGAAATCATATCttaaatcatttcagccctGCTAGTCTTCAAACAGAACgtgaatatttatttccatccatctcACTTTTCTATTTTGGTTACAGTTGCTATGGAAATCCTCAGGAACTGGGGGACTCCCTGCAAACATTATGACCAATTCTCTGCCCAGAAACTCCCTTTCACTTTGGCTTAGTCAAACTGGCTAAATGTAATCCAGCTGGATCTTGTGGCAAGTTTCTACAAGACCAAAATGGGAGTTGGTCCTATGCATAAGAAAATTATGTAAGCGCATAACACACTGCTGTGTTTCCAGAGAAACAAGGAAATGAAGACAACATTGTTACTGGGTGGAAAGGAAACATGTGGGACATAGAAACAAacgaaaaaaacaaagaaatgaacaaataaaaactttgtttttatttaccaaaaaccACCCATGAATAATATCcataaagttggaaaaaaacaaaaaacaatggcGCACATGAAGAATAAATTACTctttatttataattataaaacgattactaaaaacaaaaacaattttgaatatgatgttaaataaaatatatttactacacatttacaaaataaacaatggttgttttttcttttggtcaTAACATATAAACTAAGAATAAAGGagaccaaaaagaaaagtcatttGAATGCTACATGTTTTTATAGCTTACCATAAAGTGTACTGTATTTGCTTTTGAAATGCAGCAGTTAACAAGTTCAGACCATCCAGTCCAACTTTCAGACAGCATCAGCCTTTCTTTTTAATGACACCGGTCAGCGTTTTATACTGCCTTTAAAACAAGTAAAGAAGCAGGTAATAATTACGTCGCTAAACTGCATTACTGCggttataaaaatacatttttaaagggaaaaGCTCAAACATACAGTTCTGGAAGGTAAGGCAATGACACTGTTACTGAATGACTGAAAGGattcatgtaaaatattaattatagATCACCACACTACTGAAGAAGCCAGAAATGGTGTAGTCTTGTGATTAAGAtgtgatttaacattttattttcactcttcaTCAGCGTCTGCATGTACCTGCAGGTTTTCGCAGGTCAGGGTGTTTCAAGAAACACAAGTCCTTCTGGATCTGGATCCCGCTGCTTTTTATAGCAGCGTGTGAAAAGACTTTGTAGTGGCTTAGGTGAAGCTAGCTGTCCTTTGATTTGTCTGTTGGGAACGTTCTGATCCACGACTGCGTTCGCGCTAGACACTGATTCCAGTCGTAAAGGGGCTGGTACTGGAAATACCTCTGCGCTTTGTCCGTTTGCACCGTGAAGGTGGTGCTGGCCACCGCCAACGTGTATCGGTTCAGCAGCGGCGTGTAGTTGTAGAACGGGCTCAGTATCCAGCGCAGAAAGTCATTCAGGATGGCCAGGAAAAAGAGGACGATGCCCGGCATGCAGACCTTACGGAAGTTGAACTCGGACAGCAACTCCATGTTGAAGTCCTCGTAGCTTTTGTAGGGCGACTCGTCGTAGCAGAAGAAAGCTTCGCCGCCAACTTTCTCAGGATTCGTCTTCAGGGCTCGAGCTGCGAGTACATGCATCCAGGCGACATTACCTGGCAACACAAACAAAGGGGTAAATACCAAGCTGCTCTCTCAAATCTCTCAGTCAGTCATATGAGAAATGAATGCATTTCACCAAAAACCACAGGGTTGAGAGGATCAAAACAtcataagaaaacatttcagatataAAAAGTAGGCGTGCGTGGAAGGTTACCCTGACTAATTCTAAAATTGAATAATgacaaaagcatgaaaaatcTCCACCCTGAAATTGTTGCTCCCTTTGAACTGTTAATTCAGAGTACAGTGTTGTGTGCAATTAGCTGAATCACTACACTGTAGAGCCAAATTTCACtataattacagctgcaagtcttttcaGGTACCTCTCTACCACCTTTGCAcagcaaagtgctttacaccaagAGACGTAAATATTAATCCTATTTTTCTTCATAAAGGAGCTCAAAATGCACATAGAATAaaaggaggagtaaatttccccaaaaaaactaaataaattttttttattaaaataaattttgagattaacatcaaaatttttctagaaaaactgaatttcaaaagtcaagaattttcagcttttgaaactcagatttttccaatttttttctagaaaaattctgaCAATTTCaaattttggcagaaatttactcctccgttttggttttattaatcCACGTACAATGGTCCCAATGGGTCGTAAAACGAACTATGGATGCAAACAATAAATTGtcgattaatggtttattagataAAAATTTGTTCCAATCGAACGtattagtgttgtagtttgaccgccatccagcagagggcgatACTGGTCATTCTTAAGCGCAGCTGCCGATAGAGAATTCAAGATGGCGGAGATATTTCCAGAACGGGACAGAGATAACGGTCAAAACAGAGTCCAGTGTGGGGTGTAAAATGCGCTTCATGCGGTTCTGTTTGGATATATAAACACTCGACACTTTAATAGCACTCATTAAGTGGAGAACAGATAGTTATACAGATAGTAACATGCTACAGATAGTTATAGCTTAATAATGTGAGAAAGCCTCTATTTATACAGCTGTCACAAAATAATGTTCAAATTTAATCGTTTTTTTAACCCAGAATATTTGTGTTATGGAAATAAGATTAGTTCTTCtgatacaagaaaaaaaaactaaagtttagAAGAAAATGGCCACATAGCGATTAATTGTTAGTCGATCAATAATGTATAAAACCTAGAACTATGTGAAATATTTCTACAGTTGCTCTTCACGTTGAACTATACCTTAATTGTTTCCTTACACATCCGTTTCTAGCAGCTGCTTAAGAGTCTTGATCTTGATGTAAATATTATCAAGTGCAAACATCTTAACCTTCTGAGAAATGCAGAGGAAGTGCCGGAGTTATATTTACTCCTGCTTTTAGCTGTGCCCCAAATGCAAGTTGCTGTACCTTGAAATGCACTGAaccagtttaaaagaaaaaagaaaacgcaAGCTACTCTTATAAAGAAAAAGTAGATTGTAGTTTTTGGAAATGTAGGTTTCTACCTGCGTAGACTCGGCCGTGTTCGATGTGATCTGGGACGCCCCCGATGACCAGGCCTCCCCtttctgcagccaggttgtagAAGTCTCTCATCAGCTGGTGGCCTTCGCCGTAGATCCCCGTGGGTCTCAGCGAACAGGTGTACAAACACTTCCCACTCTTTAGCTGCGCAGAATGCAAACAAACAAGTTCATTCATATTGCACATTtcaacaaagtgctttacatcgtgaaaacataaaagcatcATGTagacaagaataaaaacaagtaacagacattacattttaattgccagcattaaaatcatcaacacacatcaaatatgtgTATGTTCATttatgagtttctctagatcttgctgagtcctttaatcctggaaatgttcttaaggtgatagaaggccaactttgtaaccgtctttatgtgaaTTTTTATGTCTGAGCCCATCACTACACCCACATTTCACGCCTTATCgagtttctagctgtaataactgaagctgtgtgctgaTTCTTGATTGTTCAAACCCGTTAGAAAACTGTGATCCCTTtaacccaacaaaaaaaacattcctaaCTGGGTCTGATGGGGAAATTACTGGGTTTGAATTGCATAAAGCAGAAATAACACCCCAGTGAGGCAACAAGGGAGGTGGAGGAGCATTCTGTGGCAAAGAAGTTGCTCAAAGAAAACCCCCCTACGAGGATTTCTCCAAGCTGAAGCCCAACCAGGCATTTGACAGTAATTAAATAAACCACTGTTGTGCACGGTTTTTAGTTTTAAGCAAACTTTACTCCTACAGTTTTACAGGGACTTGGAGAAATGATCTCAAATAATTACATTACAGTGAATAAACACGTCCTCAACAgctcaaatgtgtttttcatgcACCCGCCCTGCAGGGAGGGCAAAAAGAAAGctcttcaaaaaaaaacaagcagagcactataaaaaattacatccatgtaagagcagcactactttaacatatttttactcaaatcgAAAAAGTAGCCGTTCAAGAAAtcactcaagtactgagtaactcattgaaatataaagttatgtggaaatttttaaatattaaagtatcaaaaatgaaaataattcagataaataattacaaaatcaggcaaaagattagattttgtcaatataaaactaatttaaaaactgcagatgTGTGTCTTTG
This window encodes:
- the hsd3b7 gene encoding 3 beta-hydroxysteroid dehydrogenase type 7, with the translated sequence MAENKRTLVYLITGGCGFLGKHLLDVLLEKEEKLAEVRVFDKHTYPGFHEQRKTDEVKVTLIQGDITDYSSVLEATRGVDVVIHSASLVDVWHKIPAFLIYSVNVTGTENVIRACVECGVERLVYTSSMEVIGPNVNGDHFKRGNEDTKYEVKHTMAYPKSKAKAEKVVLKANGKKLKSGKCLYTCSLRPTGIYGEGHQLMRDFYNLAAERGGLVIGGVPDHIEHGRVYAGNVAWMHVLAARALKTNPEKVGGEAFFCYDESPYKSYEDFNMELLSEFNFRKVCMPGIVLFFLAILNDFLRWILSPFYNYTPLLNRYTLAVASTTFTVQTDKAQRYFQYQPLYDWNQCLARTQSWIRTFPTDKSKDS